In Gossypium raimondii isolate GPD5lz chromosome 12, ASM2569854v1, whole genome shotgun sequence, a single window of DNA contains:
- the LOC105764947 gene encoding LOW QUALITY PROTEIN: cyclin-dependent kinase F-4 (The sequence of the model RefSeq protein was modified relative to this genomic sequence to represent the inferred CDS: deleted 1 base in 1 codon), which translates to MERYKLLREVGDGTFGCVWRAINKLSGEVVAIKKMKKKYYSWEECVNLREVKSLRRMNHPNIVKLKEVIRENNVLYFVFEYMECNLYQLMKDREKHFSEVEIRNWCFQVFQGLAYIHQCGYFHRDLKPENLLVSRDIIKIADFGLAREISSHPPYTEYVSTRWYRAPEILLQSYLYTSKVDMWAMGAIMAELFTLRPLFPGASEADEIYKICSVLGTPTKYTWSDGLNLARSINYQFQQFPGVHLSLLVPSASDDAINLITSLCSWDPRKRPSAAEALRHPFFQSCYYVPPSLRPKAAVSGTPPSVGVKGTWEQQSPRRFSGFLPNAKRTGNHSTLKANAAVGTGVQRKLEMVNQDLNKNDKSLKSFAKQPRYQPPGRKSPLIGPVATSINKDRNAIGASDVAEKLANVTIGNRRLNVGQIRHSHIKAGVLWTADSNDMFLLPTLLILDHRKEGSVE; encoded by the exons ATGGAGAG GTACAAGTTACTCAGGGAAGTTGGTGACGGGACATTTGGTTGTGTGTGGAGAGCTATTAATAAGCTGTCTGGTGAAGTT GTTGCaattaagaaaatgaagaagaaatattaCTCGTGGGAAGAGTGTGTGAATCTGAGAGAAGTTAAG TCTCTGAGGAGAATGAATCATCCCAATATTGTGAAGCTTAAGGAAGTCATCAGGGAAAATAACGTTCTGTACTTTGTGTTTGAATATATG GAATGCAATCTTTACCAGCTTATGAAAGACAGAGAAAAGCATTTTTCAGAAGTAGAAATCAGAAATTGGTGCTTCCAAGTCTTTCAAGGTCTTGCATACATACACCAGTGTGGATATTTTCATCGTGACCTAAAGCCAg AGAATTTGTTGGTTTCTAGAGACATAATCAAAATTGCTGATTTTGGTCTTGCACGTGAAATCAGTTCACATCCTCCATACACAGAATATGTCTCAACACGCTG GTATCGTGCGCCTGAAATACTTCTTCAATCATACCTGTATACTTCAAAAGTTG ATATGTGGGCGATGGGTGCTATAATGGCCGAGTTGTTCACCTTACGTCCTCTTTTTCCTGGTGCCAG TGAAGCAGATGAAATCTACAAAATCTGCAGTGTATTAGGTACTCCAACTAAGTATACGTGGTCTGACGGGCTTAACCTTGCAAGATCTATAAACTACCAATTCCAACAG TTCCCTGGTGTGCATCTGTCTTTGTTGGTACCATCAGCAAGTGATGATGCAATCAACCTTATTACA TCTCTCTGTTCATGGGATCCTCGCAAAAGGCCATCGGCTGCCGAGGCCCTTCGACATCCTTTCTTTCAG AGCTGTTATTATGTTCCGCCCTCTCTTCGTCCCAAAGCAGCTGTGTCTGGAACTCCTCCATCTG TTGGGGTGAAAGGAACATGGGAACAGCAATCACCTAGGAGATTCTCTGGGTTTCTACCTAATGCAAAGCGCACTGGCAATCATTCTACTCTGAAGGCAAATGCAGCTGTGGGCACAG GTGTGCAACGCAAGCTGGAGATGGTTAATCAG GATCTTAATAAGAATGATAAATCCTTGAAGAGCTTTGCCAAACAACCAAGGTATCAACCACCAGGAAGAAAGAGTCCAT TGATTGGTCCAGTTGCCACATCCATCAACAAGGATAGGAATGCCATTGGAGCTTCAGATGTAGCGGAGAAGTTGGCAAATGTGACAATTGGAAATCGGCGGCTGAATGTTGGGCAAATAAGGCACTCT CATATAAAGGCTGGGGTTCTGTGGACTGCGGATTCTAATGACATGTTTCTTTTGCCAACCCTACTGATACTTGATCACCGGAAAGAAGGTAGCGTGGAATGA